In Phacochoerus africanus isolate WHEZ1 chromosome 1, ROS_Pafr_v1, whole genome shotgun sequence, the following are encoded in one genomic region:
- the LOC125113609 gene encoding keratin-associated protein 8-1 produces the protein MYCNNFSSTIFPRCYWGSYGYPLGYSVGCGYGSTYLPVGYGFGYGCNGCGAFGYRRYWPFAFY, from the coding sequence ATGTACTGCAACAACTTCTCCAGCACCATCTTCCCAAGATGCTACTGGGGCAGCTACGGCTACCCTCTGGGGTACAGTGTTGGCTGTGGCTACGGCAGTACCTACTTGCCAGTGGGCTATGGCTTCGGCTATGGCTGCAATGGCTGTGGGGCTTTCGGCTACAGAAGATACTGGCCATTTGCTTTCTACTGA